A genome region from Deltaproteobacteria bacterium includes the following:
- a CDS encoding SDR family oxidoreductase, with protein sequence MPDLDGKIAFVTGAGLGREIALTFARAGARVAVNDLRAAAAAAVQEELAVLGAAISCGPLVGDVSDSARVRAWFETLGQTTGGRLDVLVNNAGYADVDPETHARMGRQIEELAAGGPVVTALDATRRMTDERWTRMLAVHLNGTFFCTREALGLMVPARSGRIINMASIAGMTGIAGVTHYSAAKGAIIAFTKALAREVGPQGILVNAIAPGYIDTPLLDIMGDQREMQTAMIALQTAVGRLGEAREIAATALFLAGPGASYFTGQVLSPNGGLVI encoded by the coding sequence ATGCCCGACCTCGATGGGAAGATCGCGTTCGTCACCGGCGCGGGCCTCGGGCGCGAGATCGCGCTCACCTTCGCGCGCGCCGGCGCCCGAGTGGCGGTGAACGACCTCCGCGCCGCGGCGGCCGCCGCGGTGCAGGAGGAGCTGGCGGTGCTTGGGGCCGCCATCTCGTGCGGCCCGCTCGTGGGCGACGTCTCGGACTCGGCGCGCGTGCGCGCCTGGTTCGAGACGCTCGGGCAAACCACGGGCGGGCGGCTCGACGTGCTGGTCAACAACGCGGGCTACGCCGACGTCGACCCCGAGACGCATGCGCGCATGGGCCGGCAGATCGAGGAGCTCGCGGCCGGCGGCCCGGTCGTGACCGCCCTCGACGCCACGCGGCGGATGACCGACGAGCGCTGGACCCGCATGCTCGCCGTCCACCTGAACGGCACGTTCTTCTGCACGCGCGAGGCGCTCGGCCTGATGGTGCCCGCGCGGAGCGGCCGCATCATCAACATGGCGAGCATCGCGGGCATGACCGGGATCGCCGGCGTGACCCACTACTCGGCCGCCAAGGGCGCCATCATCGCCTTCACGAAGGCCCTGGCCCGAGAAGTCGGCCCACAGGGCATCCTCGTGAACGCGATCGCGCCCGGCTACATTGACACGCCCCTGCTGGACATCATGGGCGACCAGCGCGAGATGCAGACGGCCATGATCGCGCTGCAGACCGCCGTCGGCCGCCTCGGCGAGGCGCGAGAGATCGCGGCGACGGCGCTCTTCCTGGCCGGGCCGGGCGCCAGCTACTTCACCGGGCAGGTGCTGTCGCCGAACGGGGGGCTGGTGATCTGA
- a CDS encoding DUF3237 domain-containing protein has translation MIELVPLARATATLSPPLMLPNTPAGMRIIFEISDYRFEGERFAARQRGAAAADWLVVGPEGTATLDVRATLETHDGALVLLRYSGRVDASRGLGGAPIYAAPQFDTGDERYAWLNRLQAIARGTLSGSSLAYEIYEVR, from the coding sequence ATGATCGAGCTCGTCCCCCTCGCCCGGGCGACCGCGACGCTCTCGCCCCCGCTCATGCTGCCGAACACGCCCGCCGGCATGCGCATCATCTTCGAGATCAGCGACTACCGCTTCGAGGGCGAGCGCTTCGCGGCACGCCAGAGGGGCGCGGCCGCGGCCGACTGGCTCGTGGTCGGGCCGGAGGGCACCGCGACCCTCGACGTGCGCGCCACGCTCGAGACGCACGACGGCGCGCTCGTCCTCCTGCGCTACAGCGGCCGGGTCGACGCCTCGCGCGGCCTCGGCGGGGCGCCCATCTACGCCGCGCCGCAGTTCGACACCGGCGACGAGCGGTACGCGTGGCTCAACCGCCTCCAGGCGATCGCCAGGGGAACGCTCAGCGGCAGCAGCCTGGCGTACGAGATCTACGAGGTGCGATAG
- a CDS encoding adenylyl-sulfate kinase, with product MSGSAFSVWVTGPDPGAADAIAEELARRLVARHLAVEVLDRRTPGIDALAGEGVERRVAFATGLLARHGVAVVVALPVATRAARERVRAELPRMIEVYVRPAHEAGGTAYEPPERPEVEITVPEPSPGAGVEQALRTLEVLDLLPRGEDRAYSEEEEREVIRRLKAFGYL from the coding sequence GTGAGCGGGTCGGCCTTTTCGGTCTGGGTGACCGGCCCCGACCCGGGGGCTGCGGACGCGATCGCCGAGGAGCTCGCGAGACGGCTCGTCGCGCGGCACCTGGCAGTGGAGGTCCTCGACCGGCGTACGCCCGGCATCGACGCGCTCGCGGGCGAGGGGGTCGAGCGACGCGTCGCCTTCGCCACGGGGCTGCTCGCCCGGCACGGCGTGGCCGTGGTGGTCGCGCTGCCGGTGGCGACGCGCGCAGCACGCGAGCGTGTGCGCGCGGAGCTCCCCCGCATGATCGAGGTCTACGTGCGGCCGGCGCACGAGGCCGGCGGCACGGCGTACGAGCCGCCCGAGCGCCCCGAGGTCGAGATCACCGTGCCCGAGCCATCGCCCGGCGCGGGTGTGGAGCAGGCGCTCCGCACGCTCGAGGTGCTGGACCTCCTGCCGCGCGGCGAGGACCGCGCGTACTCCGAGGAGGAGGAGCGCGAGGTCATCCGCCGGCTGAAGGCGTTCGGGTACCTGTAG
- a CDS encoding ACT domain-containing protein has product MRNRAVVSVIGRDQKGVVARVSTYLASCNINIEDIEQRVMEGLFIMTMLVDLSDLSITLDELVMGLRRIGEEINMETTLRLAGGPPERKRVAVLVTKEPHCLAQLVQDRDAGVLNGDLVVVLANHPDLEPLAREHGIPFAWAPSSDKAAHEEFLLARLAEHKPDLVVLARYMQVLTKRVIDRYPFRIINIHPSLLPYHPGSNAYKQAWEEGVRVSGCTAHFVTEQLDAGPVILQDVFHIRVGEDALEDVKARGRALEAKVLSQAVQLSLNDQLVVKDKKVIFRPGRFPRVAAGAS; this is encoded by the coding sequence GTGCGCAACCGGGCCGTCGTGTCCGTCATCGGCCGCGATCAGAAGGGCGTGGTGGCGCGCGTCTCCACCTACCTCGCCTCCTGCAACATCAACATCGAGGACATCGAGCAGCGCGTGATGGAGGGGCTCTTCATCATGACGATGCTCGTCGACCTCTCCGACCTCTCCATCACGCTCGACGAGCTGGTGATGGGGCTGCGCAGGATCGGCGAGGAGATCAACATGGAGACGACGCTGCGCCTGGCGGGCGGGCCGCCTGAGCGCAAGCGCGTCGCCGTCCTGGTGACGAAGGAACCGCACTGTCTGGCCCAGCTCGTGCAGGACCGCGACGCGGGCGTCCTGAACGGCGACCTGGTCGTCGTGCTGGCGAACCACCCGGACCTGGAGCCGCTGGCGCGCGAGCACGGGATCCCGTTCGCGTGGGCGCCGTCCAGCGACAAGGCGGCGCACGAGGAGTTCCTGCTCGCCCGCCTGGCCGAGCACAAGCCCGACCTCGTCGTTCTCGCACGCTACATGCAGGTCCTGACCAAGCGTGTGATCGACCGCTACCCCTTCCGCATCATCAACATCCACCCCTCGCTGCTCCCGTACCACCCGGGCTCCAACGCCTACAAGCAGGCCTGGGAGGAGGGCGTGCGCGTTTCGGGGTGCACGGCGCACTTCGTGACCGAGCAGCTCGACGCCGGCCCCGTCATTTTGCAGGACGTGTTCCACATCCGCGTCGGCGAGGACGCGCTCGAGGACGTGAAGGCGCGCGGCCGCGCGCTCGAGGCGAAGGTCCTCTCCCAGGCCGTGCAGCTCTCCCTGAACGACCAGCTGGTGGTGAAGGACAAGAAGGTCATCTTCCGGCCGGGCCGCTTCCCGCGCGTGGCGGCGGGCGCGTCGTGA